The sequence below is a genomic window from Microbacterium sp. SORGH_AS_0888.
GACGCTGCGGCCCGACGGCACGATCGCTCTCGAGCTCTATCTCGACCGCGCATCGGTCGAGCTGTTCACCGAGGACGGACGGCTGACGATCACGGACCAGGTCTTCCCGAACGGGGGAGCGGACGCCATCACCGCATGGGCGACGGGCGGAAGCGCCACGCTCGAGAGCATCACGGTGACCCCATTGACCCCGACCATGTGGAAGGTGCCGGCGGTGCCGACACTGGATGTCGAAGCCACGACCTCTCCGCGCTGCATGGCCGGCAAGGTCACCGTCACGGCGCAGGTGCACAACCGCGACACGGCGCCGGTCACGGTGTCGCTGACGACTCCCTACGGAGCCCGGTCCGTGACCGTCGACCCGGGCAAGACGACCTCGGCCGCCTTCACGACCCGCCTGCGGTCGATCCCCGCGGGAGAGATGCCGGTGGTCACGACCGCCCAGATCGACGGGCAACCGGTCACGGTCGCCTCCACCGCGCCGATCGATGCGCGCAGCTGCTGATTCCCCTCCCGCACGACACGGCCGGACCGTCCGGTCGTCCCTGCACCGGCGGTCGTTCGGCCCCGGAGAAAGAAAGGCACGAAGAATGAAGAAGTCAGAGATCGCGGTCCGCGCATCGGTCGCCGCTCTCGGCGGGCTCCTGCTCGCGGGCGTCGCGGGCGCGGCGTTCGCCGCCGAGGATTCCCACGGCGACGAGGACATCGACGTCACCGTGGACATCGCGGACGAGGCCGGGGCGCTCACCCTGAGCGTGGCGGGGACGACGGCCGGGCTCACGGAGAACGGGTCCACGACCGCCTACCGCCAGTTCACCGGGCAGCTGCCGGAAGTGACCGTCAACGACACACGGTCGGCAAGCCAGGTCGGTGCGAACCGCTACTGGTACGTGCTCGGGCAGGCCTCCGATTTCTCCGACGGCACCCACACGATCCCCGCGGCCAATCTCGGATGGACGCCGCAGCTCGTCGTGACCGATGTGGACGGCTTCGTCGCCGAGGGACCGGAGGTCGGAACCGCGCTGGACGGCACCCCGGATGTCGGTCTCGTCGACAAGGAGCTGCTGTTCACCGTCACCGAGGACTCGGCTGCCGTGAACGAGAACCAGACCGCCTGGTCCGCGCAGGCCGCGCTGAACCTCAAGACCACCTGGGCGCAGGCGCCGGGCAGCTACAGCTCGACCCTCACGCTGTCGCTGTGGGAGAACGACCTCTGATCCGCCCGGCGGTCGCGCTGCTGATCTCCGCGATCCTCGCGCTCGCGCCCGCCGGTCCCACCGCCGTCGCCTCGCCGCTGGGCGACGCGACGGCGGTGCGCGGGGCCGCCGCCACACCCGCGCCGTACACGATGACGTGGGGTGTGACGCCGGCGAACGCCACCGGACCCGACGGGCGCCGCGCCGTCTCGCTCGACGCCGAGCCGGGGCAGACCCGGGAGGACCACCTGGCTGTCCGCAACCTCAGCAGTGTCGCGGTGACCTTCGCGCTCCGCGCCGCCGACGGCTACCTCACCGACACGGGGCGGTTCAACACGCTCTCGTCCGAGCAGGAGTCCGTCGACGCGGGCACGTGGATCAGTCTTCCCCCTTCCGTGACCGTGCCTGCGGGGGAGACCGTCGTCGTCCCCTTCACGGTCACCGTGCCGGAGCTCGCGCAACCGGGAGATCACGCGGCGGGGATCTCCGCATCCGTGCTCTCGACCCCGGCTACCGGCGGCACCGGCCTCGGCGTCGAGAGCAGGGTCGGCTTCCGGGTCACCATCCGGGTGGGCGGCGATCTCTCTCCCTCGGCGCGCATCGACGGTGTCGACGCCGTGTACGAGACGTCGTGGAATCCGTTCGCACCGGGCACGGTCCGCCTGCGCATCGCGGTGACCAACACCGGGAACATGCGCTTCGTGGCCGCCGGCGGCGCGATGGTCGGGGGATCCTCCGGCGGGTTCGTCGCGGCCCCCGACCATCGCCACGAGTTCCTCCCGGGCGACTCCCGCGAGATCACCGCGGTCGTGCGAGGGGTCTGGCCGGGCGTGCTCCTGCCCGCCACCGTCACCGTCGATCCCGAGGTCGTCGCGCTCGACGGCACGGTCGTGACCGCGCCGTCGAGCGTCCGCGACGTGTGGGTCTGGGCGCTCCCGTGGCCCCAGCTGCTCGTGGTCATCGGCGTGCTTCTCCTCGTCGCCGCGATCGTGGGGAGCCGCATCCTCGGACGCCGTCGGCTCGCCGCTCTGCTTCAGGCCGCCCGCGACGAGGGCC
It includes:
- a CDS encoding GH32 C-terminal domain-containing protein, which codes for MSLPREVTLVSTADGPRLRQRVVPQLDAQLEHAAAETRAAVALDGDVDLGLAGDVVKIEAVLRPGTASQAGITVFGDATSGTRIGYDADTERVFIDRRASGDVGFHPAFASIDEAPTTLRPDGTIALELYLDRASVELFTEDGRLTITDQVFPNGGADAITAWATGGSATLESITVTPLTPTMWKVPAVPTLDVEATTSPRCMAGKVTVTAQVHNRDTAPVTVSLTTPYGARSVTVDPGKTTSAAFTTRLRSIPAGEMPVVTTAQIDGQPVTVASTAPIDARSC
- a CDS encoding WxL protein peptidoglycan domain-containing protein; amino-acid sequence: MGERPLIRPAVALLISAILALAPAGPTAVASPLGDATAVRGAAATPAPYTMTWGVTPANATGPDGRRAVSLDAEPGQTREDHLAVRNLSSVAVTFALRAADGYLTDTGRFNTLSSEQESVDAGTWISLPPSVTVPAGETVVVPFTVTVPELAQPGDHAAGISASVLSTPATGGTGLGVESRVGFRVTIRVGGDLSPSARIDGVDAVYETSWNPFAPGTVRLRIAVTNTGNMRFVAAGGAMVGGSSGGFVAAPDHRHEFLPGDSREITAVVRGVWPGVLLPATVTVDPEVVALDGTVVTAPSSVRDVWVWALPWPQLLVVIGVLLLVAAIVGSRILGRRRLAALLQAARDEGRRDATGRSGRP